In Carya illinoinensis cultivar Pawnee chromosome 7, C.illinoinensisPawnee_v1, whole genome shotgun sequence, the following are encoded in one genomic region:
- the LOC122314808 gene encoding potassium transporter 5-like — translation MSGEVVAPGNPETSMEEFPKELTRKKTLRRYDSLDLESSKVPGRHGHGSKAVGWSVILHLAFQSIGIVYGDIGTSPLYVYASTFTNGIKHNDDILGVLSLIFYTITLIPVVKYVFIVLQANDNGEGGTFALYSLICRYAKVGLIPSQQAEDQEVSNFRLDLPSGRQKIASRVKANLEGSHFAKFFLLFATMLGTAMVIGDGVLTPCISVLSAVGGIKEATSEMTEDMIVWISVAILIFLFMIQRFGTDKVGYSFAPIICIWFAFIGGIGLFNFIKFDPTVIKAINPYYIVQYFRRNKKEAWVSLGGAVLAITGTEALFADVGHFTVRSIQISMCSVTYPALILAYSGQAAFLRKHNDLVKNAFYKSIPDPLYWPMFVVAILASIVASQAMISGTFSIVQQSLSLGCFPRVKVVHTSAKYEGQVYIPEVNYILMLACVGVTLGFRSTEKIGHAYGIAVVFVMTLTSAFVVLIMLMIWKSHLLLILSYVVVIGSVELLYLSSVLYKFDQGGYLPLAFALVLMSIMYIWNDVYRRKYFYELEHKVSSQKFEEIVADAKFCRMPGLALFYSELVQGIPPIFKHYVANVPALHSVLVFVSIKSLPIGKVPIEERFLFRRVKPNDQNVFRCVVRYGYTDMRNEEESFEKMLVERLKEFIIDDFWFSQNASSNINAVENDGESELDGVLVEDGERENHEDTKHDEEERLQEEVEREIEGVENARRAGVVHLIGENEVVAGKGAGLAKRFLINYGYNFLKKNLRQTENVYDIPRKRMLKVGMTYEL, via the exons ATGTCTGGTGAAGTAGTAGCACCAGGGAATCCCGAAACAAGTATGGAGGAATTTCCCAAAGAACTCACTAGGAAGAAAACTTTACGAAGATATGATTCCCTGGACCTTGAATCCTCCAAAGTCCCAGGTCGTCACGGCCATGGCTCCAAG gCTGTGGGGTGGTCAGTGATCTTACATCTGGCATTCCAGAGCATCGGAATTGTGTACGGAGACATAGGAACCTCACCGCTGTATGTGTATGCGAGCACTTTCACAAATGGGATCAAGCACAACGACGACATATTGGGTGTTCTTTCTTTGATCTTCTATACTATCACCTTAATCCCCGTCGTTAAGTACGTTTTCATCGTCCTGCAGGCCAATGACAATGGCGAAG GAGGTACTTTTGCCCTGTACTCTCTCATATGCCGCTATGCTAAGGTGGGTTTGATTCCAAGTCAGCAAGCTGAGGATCAGGAGGTTTCCAATTTCCGGCTTGATTTACCAAGTGGTCGCCAGAAGATAGCATCAAGGGTCAAGGCTAACCTGGAGGGCAGCCATTTTGCCAAGTTCTTCCTTCTCTTTGCAACAATGCTTGGTACTGCCATGGTGATTGGTGATGGTGTTCTCACTCCTTGCATCTCAG TTCTATCGGCTGTGGGAGGAATCAAGGAAGCCACATCTGAAATGACAGAAG ATATGATTGTTTGGATATCAGTAGCTATCTTGATCTTCCTGTTCATGATTCAAAGATTCGGAACAGACAAAGTGGGGTATAGTTTTGCGCCAATAATCTGTATTTGGTTCGCATTCATTGGGGGTATTGGCCTTTTCAACTTCATCAAATTTGATCCAACTGTTATCAAAGCCATAAACCCATATTACATTGTACAATATTTCCGAAGGAACAAAAAGGAAGCTTGGGTTTCTCTTGGTGGAGCTGTTCTTGCCATAACAG GAACGGAAGCACTATTTGCCGATGTTGGCCACTTCACAGTTCGGTCCATACAAATAAGTATGTGCTCAGTGACCTACCCAGCTCTCATTTTGGCTTACTCTGGACAGGCTGCCTTCCTTCGCAAGCACAACGATCTTGTTAAGAATGCCTTCTACAAGTCCATACCAG ATCCATTGTATTGGCCAATGTTTGTGGTGGCCATATTGGCATCAATAGTAGCTAGCCAAGCTATGATTTCAGGGACTTTCTCCATTGTCCAGCAATCCCTCTCACTTGGGTGTTTCCCTCGGGTGAAAGTCGTGCATACATCGGCTAAATATGAAGGACAAGTTTACATACCAGAAGTCAATTACATTCTCATGTTGGCTTGTGTTGGTGTCACTTTGGGTTTCCGGAGCACCGAAAAGATTGGCCACGCCTACG GTATTGCAGTGGTATTTGTGATGACCCTCACATCAGCATTCGTGGTACTAATCATGCTCATGATATGGAAATCCCACTTACTCCTTATATTATCCTATGTTGTTGTTATTGGCTCTGTGGAGCTTCTGTATTTAAGCTCAGTCCTCTACAAGTTTGACCAAGGAGGATATCTTCCCCTAGCCTTTGCCTTAGTCCTGATGAGCATTATGTATATTTGGAACGACGTGTACAGAAGAAAGTACTTTTACGAGCTTGAACACAAAGTTTCTTCACAGAAGTTCGAGGAGATTGTTGCAGATGCAAAGTTTTGTCGAATGCCAGGGTTGGCCTTGTTCTACTCGGAGCTTGTTCAAGGCATTCCACCTATTTTCAAACACTATGTTGCGAACGTGCCTGCACTGCACTCTGTCCTCGTTTTCGTCTCCATCAAGTCGCTGCCCATCGGCAAGGTTCCAATCGAAGAGCGTTTCCTCTTTCGTCGAGTGAAGCCGAATGACCAGAACGTGTTTCGATGTGTTGTGAGATACGGATACACAGACATGCGCAACGAGGAAGAGTCCTTCGAGAAGATGTTGGTGGAAAGATTGAAGGAGTTCATCATAGATGATTTTTGGTTCTCCCAAAATGCATCAAGCAATATTAATGCAGTCGAAAATGATGGTGAGAGTGAGTTGGATGGTGTTTTGGTGGAGgacggagagagagaaaacCATGAGGATACAAAGCACGATGAAGAAGAGAGGCTGCAAGAGGAGGTGGAGAGAGAGATCGAGGGAGTGGAGAACGCAAGGCGTGCAGGGGTTGTTCATTTGATTGGTGAAAATGAAGTGGTTGCGGGGAAAGGAGCGGGTCTAGCGAAGAGATTTCTGATTAATTATGGATAcaatttcttgaagaaaaatctgAGACAGACTGAAAATGTTTATGATATTCCTCGCAAGCGGATGCTGAAAGTGGGCATGACTTATGAGCTTTAG